In a genomic window of Nocardia fluminea:
- a CDS encoding lipase family protein translates to MTSTGADEFRANTTIGPGTPGKILRTREVIVPHIAGLRRAWQVIYTTKTSSGIPVPASGIVLEPAPPTGGAVIKPPLVVYCPTFHGLGGRCAPSQLLVEGNEPDTSSIAAALVQGWTVAVPDGIGLGIHGAGPHHFLAKQAGAHAVLDLARAVGSQPADGTIEGPVAVWGYADGGRVAAAAAEFQPAYAPELDLRAVAAGAVIRDPGALINSLDGGPWSGLAFAGMVGLGRAYAHLPVDHLLTDLGVRAVRAASELDLATLLVEFLHPLATWCERPDPWNDPVWNYVLTHETLGTFTPLVPIHLYHGLLDGLVPIESGRELFAEYSSRDVAVSWSEFDVTHLGAADLGVPDVLTTFRAGFARPPRHQGPNPTN, encoded by the coding sequence ATGACCAGCACCGGGGCGGACGAGTTCCGCGCGAACACCACGATCGGGCCCGGCACCCCAGGCAAGATCCTGCGCACCCGCGAGGTCATCGTGCCGCACATCGCCGGTCTGCGGCGGGCATGGCAGGTGATCTACACAACCAAAACCAGTTCTGGCATCCCGGTCCCCGCCTCAGGCATCGTGCTCGAGCCGGCACCGCCGACCGGTGGTGCGGTGATCAAACCCCCCTTGGTGGTGTACTGCCCAACCTTTCACGGCCTCGGTGGTCGGTGCGCTCCCTCTCAGCTGCTGGTCGAGGGCAACGAACCCGACACGAGCAGCATCGCCGCCGCGCTCGTGCAGGGATGGACGGTCGCGGTGCCCGACGGGATCGGCCTGGGCATCCACGGCGCCGGACCCCACCATTTCCTGGCAAAGCAGGCGGGCGCACATGCGGTGCTGGACCTGGCTCGCGCTGTCGGGTCCCAGCCTGCCGACGGCACTATCGAGGGTCCGGTAGCGGTCTGGGGCTACGCCGACGGAGGCCGGGTTGCCGCCGCAGCCGCAGAGTTTCAGCCCGCCTACGCTCCCGAGCTCGATCTTCGCGCAGTCGCGGCCGGTGCGGTAATCCGCGATCCCGGTGCGCTGATAAACAGCCTCGACGGCGGACCATGGTCGGGCCTGGCATTCGCCGGCATGGTCGGACTGGGCCGGGCTTACGCGCACCTTCCGGTCGATCACCTACTCACCGACCTCGGCGTGCGCGCGGTCCGCGCGGCTTCCGAGCTCGACCTGGCGACGTTGCTGGTGGAGTTTCTGCATCCCCTCGCTACATGGTGTGAGCGCCCCGACCCCTGGAACGACCCGGTCTGGAACTACGTCCTCACCCACGAAACCCTGGGCACCTTTACACCCTTGGTGCCGATCCACCTGTACCACGGGCTGCTCGACGGGCTGGTGCCGATCGAGTCCGGACGCGAACTGTTCGCCGAGTACAGCTCCCGCGACGTCGCGGTGTCCTGGTCGGAATTCGACGTCACCCACCTCGGCGCAGCTGACCTCGGAGTCCCTGACGTCCTGACCACCTTCCGGGCGGGATTCGCCAGACCACCACGCCATCAAGGCCCCAACCCGACCAACTGA